Proteins from a genomic interval of Deltaproteobacteria bacterium:
- a CDS encoding UDP-3-O-acyl-N-acetylglucosamine deacetylase, which yields MTTWQQRTIRREIGCTGVGLHTGERIALKLKPADPDSGIRFVRADLDSRPEIPACLECVADTRLATTLAEGGNRISTVEHLLAALRGMGVDNATVDVDGPEVPIMDGSAGPFVALISDAGVREQNCPRNFIIIEKPISVHDGEKSVAIAPSNGFEIKYTIDFDHPLLRRQSLSMSISKRTFQKKICRARTFGFLKEVEYLWNNGLALGGSLENAVVIDDSRILNEGGLRYPDEFVRHKILDFIGDVSLLGLPLLGACTVYKSGHALNHSLIRRLCDSPTHYRVGRLDEIIPGMDRSAPQRLFPLVRPAAA from the coding sequence TTGACTACATGGCAGCAGCGAACGATTCGTAGAGAAATCGGGTGCACCGGTGTAGGGCTTCATACCGGAGAGCGGATTGCATTGAAACTCAAACCGGCGGATCCCGATTCGGGCATCCGTTTCGTACGGGCTGACCTGGATTCCCGGCCCGAGATTCCGGCGTGCCTCGAGTGCGTTGCGGATACTCGATTGGCGACCACGTTGGCGGAAGGCGGAAACCGCATTTCCACCGTCGAGCATCTGTTGGCGGCTCTTAGAGGCATGGGTGTCGACAATGCGACCGTCGATGTCGACGGTCCCGAAGTACCTATTATGGACGGCAGCGCAGGTCCGTTTGTCGCGCTCATCAGCGACGCCGGCGTCCGGGAACAGAACTGTCCGAGAAACTTCATTATTATCGAAAAACCCATTTCCGTTCATGATGGTGAGAAATCCGTGGCGATCGCCCCGTCAAACGGATTCGAGATCAAATACACCATCGACTTTGATCATCCGCTTTTGAGACGCCAGTCTCTTTCCATGAGTATTTCAAAGCGCACCTTCCAGAAAAAAATTTGCAGGGCGCGTACGTTTGGTTTCCTGAAGGAAGTTGAATACCTGTGGAACAACGGTTTGGCTCTCGGCGGCTCCCTGGAAAATGCGGTGGTGATCGACGATTCCAGGATTCTGAACGAAGGCGGGCTACGATATCCCGACGAATTTGTTCGCCACAAGATTCTTGACTTCATTGGGGACGTGTCCTTGCTGGGCTTGCCCCTCTTGGGCGCGTGCACGGTTTACAAATCCGGACATGCGTTGAATCACAGTCTGATCCGCCGACTCTGCGACAGTCCGACCCATTACCGCGTGGGCCGGCTGGACGAGATCATCCCGGGAATGGATCGGTCCGCACCGCAGCGCCTGTTTCCTCTGGTACGGCCTGCCGCAGCCTGA
- a CDS encoding DUF4390 domain-containing protein has translation MVQLIASDRKSPPGSWIAFAILAVLIFVFGPDLSHAENATIDDVLITPAGEHLLLYCRARNCFTEEMNRAILSGIQTTFTFRVQFYKETRLWFDEELADLHIDHTIKYNSLKRQFVVTIGDGRSGNENITLREFYKAKALLTELNGIQLAPLTGLDPEATYRLRVKAELNKVRLPFYLHYVLFFVSLWDFETEWHEIELTYEGNPL, from the coding sequence ATGGTCCAATTGATCGCCTCAGACAGAAAGAGTCCGCCAGGCTCGTGGATTGCCTTCGCGATTCTTGCAGTCCTTATTTTCGTATTTGGACCCGACCTTTCCCATGCCGAGAACGCCACCATCGACGATGTTCTGATCACACCGGCCGGAGAGCATCTTCTTCTCTACTGTCGCGCTAGAAACTGCTTCACCGAAGAGATGAACCGGGCCATCCTCAGCGGAATTCAGACAACATTTACCTTCCGTGTTCAGTTTTACAAAGAGACGCGCTTATGGTTCGACGAGGAATTGGCCGATCTTCATATTGATCATACGATCAAATACAACTCACTGAAAAGGCAGTTCGTGGTGACGATAGGTGACGGCCGTTCCGGGAACGAAAATATCACTCTCCGGGAGTTCTATAAAGCAAAAGCCCTCCTCACCGAACTCAACGGCATCCAGCTTGCCCCATTGACCGGCCTGGACCCGGAAGCAACTTACCGACTGCGGGTAAAAGCCGAACTCAACAAGGTTCGCTTACCTTTCTATCTCCACTATGTCCTTTTTTTTGTTTCTCTATGGGATTTCGAAACGGAGTGGCACGAAATCGAACTCACCTACGAGGGAAATCCTTTGTAG